In the Myxococcus guangdongensis genome, one interval contains:
- a CDS encoding helix-turn-helix domain-containing protein has product MRVKSQPGSMQGERVLLEVTTALSSSLDLKEAFSESHRILSRVLAADFGGLCVSNPGAPGQYDWPMVQDMPQVFFDRYPEISDECFVSSAVIQRPNIVLRDTEMLSRQQMHDSAMYAFCKEMHMPVERVLSVLLDMGLGWHSGFTLYRETRKAFTEKERTFLQRLTPILARTVRNCRMLEDLARQGDLLEQLFRHTGLESIVLSPPTTELMRTPRSTALLHRWFPDAPCGRFGLPQVLLDALEGLRRAVSGQDVLTFRRPGRSLKVTFMRLPGHSGRMPWALIFQEVQHGAQAPAEWRKRLTPREMDVVERVLNGWDNQTIADDLGSSLNTLKTHLKRVYVKLAVPSRAKLILLAQEGSLSSDT; this is encoded by the coding sequence ATGCGCGTGAAGAGTCAGCCGGGTTCCATGCAAGGAGAGCGGGTCCTCCTGGAGGTCACGACGGCGTTGAGCAGCTCGCTCGACCTGAAGGAGGCCTTCTCGGAGTCCCACCGGATCCTGTCACGCGTGCTGGCGGCGGACTTCGGTGGGCTGTGTGTGTCCAATCCAGGGGCGCCCGGCCAATACGACTGGCCGATGGTCCAGGACATGCCCCAGGTCTTCTTCGACCGCTACCCGGAGATTTCAGACGAGTGTTTCGTGAGCTCCGCGGTGATTCAGCGGCCCAACATCGTGCTGCGGGACACCGAGATGCTGTCGCGCCAGCAGATGCACGACAGCGCCATGTATGCGTTCTGCAAGGAGATGCACATGCCGGTGGAGCGGGTGCTCTCCGTCTTGCTGGACATGGGGCTCGGCTGGCACAGCGGGTTCACGCTCTACCGGGAGACCCGGAAGGCCTTCACGGAGAAGGAGCGGACCTTCCTCCAGCGCCTGACGCCCATCCTGGCGAGGACGGTGCGCAACTGCCGCATGCTGGAAGACCTGGCGCGACAGGGAGACCTGCTGGAGCAACTCTTCCGGCACACGGGGCTCGAGAGCATCGTGCTGAGCCCGCCCACCACCGAGCTGATGCGCACGCCCCGCTCCACGGCGCTGCTGCATCGCTGGTTCCCGGATGCACCCTGTGGCCGCTTCGGCCTGCCCCAGGTGCTCCTGGACGCGCTGGAGGGGCTCCGGCGCGCTGTCTCCGGGCAGGACGTCCTGACCTTCCGGCGCCCGGGGAGGAGCTTGAAGGTGACCTTCATGCGGTTGCCAGGACACTCCGGGAGGATGCCCTGGGCGCTCATCTTCCAGGAGGTGCAGCACGGGGCGCAGGCTCCCGCGGAGTGGCGCAAGCGGCTCACGCCTCGTGAGATGGACGTGGTGGAGCGTGTCTTGAATGGCTGGGACAACCAGACCATCGCGGACGACCTGGGCAGCTCGCTGAACACCTTGAAGACGCACCTGAAGCGCGTCTACGTCAAGCTGGCCGTGCCCAGCCGGGCCAAGCTCATCCTGCTGGCGCAGGAGGGGAGCCTCTCTTCGGACACGTGA
- a CDS encoding alpha-ketoglutarate-dependent dioxygenase AlkB, whose amino-acid sequence MAELRSIPLGEGYEVLVGQLPRELVPLDQAFEDLWTLHPEEFHEIQIHGRRVRTPRWQQAYGADYHYTGRVNRALPLTPSMETWLRWARSEFDARLNGLLLNWYEGTEDHYIGKHRDSDVQRIEGSPIITLSFGEQRAFRMRPWKGEGFIDIPAVNGGVIVIPWSTNRAFTHEVPPSAQARGRRISVTIRAFSA is encoded by the coding sequence ATGGCAGAGCTGCGCTCCATTCCCCTGGGGGAGGGCTACGAGGTCCTGGTGGGGCAGTTGCCTCGCGAGCTCGTGCCCTTGGACCAGGCCTTCGAGGACCTCTGGACGCTCCACCCCGAGGAGTTCCATGAGATACAGATTCATGGGCGGCGGGTCCGCACGCCACGGTGGCAGCAAGCCTATGGCGCGGACTACCACTACACGGGGCGCGTCAACCGCGCCTTGCCCCTGACTCCGTCGATGGAGACCTGGCTGCGGTGGGCGCGCTCCGAATTCGACGCACGCCTCAATGGCCTGCTGTTGAACTGGTACGAAGGCACGGAGGACCACTACATCGGCAAACATCGCGACAGCGATGTCCAGCGCATCGAGGGCTCCCCCATCATCACGCTCTCCTTCGGGGAACAGCGCGCGTTCCGCATGCGGCCCTGGAAGGGGGAGGGCTTCATCGACATCCCCGCGGTGAACGGTGGCGTCATCGTGATTCCGTGGTCGACGAACCGCGCCTTCACGCACGAGGTCCCTCCCTCCGCGCAGGCGCGCGGGCGGCGCATCTCGGTGACGATTCGCGCCTTCAGCGCGTGA
- a CDS encoding FAD-binding protein, producing MSRRTLLQGALVAVAFNPMSRSWASTLEAGAVPLPPLDGALLLDDASRTAASDDFGHIRHHTPWAVLVPGSVQDIVGMVRFARRQGLKIAAARGLGESHSTFGQSQVPAGIVIDMSALATIHELDADSAWVDAGVRWHELLQASLPSGKSPPVLTDYIELSIGGTLSAGGIGGQAFRWGLQVDNVLEMDVVTGRGELVRCSRWRERPLFDAVRSGLGQFGIIVRARVRLVDVQPRARTYLALYDDLHRFLEDQRRLIDEGRFDYVEGSVVTSNGGRAYQLEVVKYFTPGSEPRDSRLLAGLRFQPGTLQVTDGSYFDFANRLAPLIELLKQLGVWNFPHPWLDMFVPARCAEDFVQEVLSQTTDADMGQGPILLYPFRASALTTPFLRTPNDRHIFLFSLLRTAIPPTPENAAALVQKNRAIVDRLTALGGKIYPVDAVPLSPADWRRHFHPHWERFEHAKRRYDPDHLLTPGQGIF from the coding sequence GTGTCCCGGAGAACGTTGCTCCAAGGTGCGTTGGTGGCGGTCGCCTTCAATCCCATGAGCCGGAGCTGGGCTTCCACGCTGGAGGCCGGCGCGGTCCCCCTACCCCCACTCGATGGCGCGCTGCTGTTGGACGACGCGTCACGGACCGCGGCCTCGGACGACTTCGGCCACATCCGCCACCACACGCCGTGGGCCGTGCTCGTCCCCGGCTCGGTGCAGGACATCGTGGGCATGGTCCGCTTCGCGCGCCGCCAGGGATTGAAGATCGCCGCCGCGCGGGGCCTGGGTGAGAGCCACAGCACCTTCGGCCAGTCCCAGGTGCCGGCGGGCATCGTCATCGACATGTCCGCGCTGGCCACCATTCATGAGCTGGACGCGGACAGCGCCTGGGTGGATGCGGGCGTCCGCTGGCACGAGCTGCTCCAGGCCTCGCTCCCCAGCGGCAAGAGCCCCCCGGTGCTGACCGACTACATCGAGCTGAGCATCGGCGGGACGCTGTCGGCGGGAGGCATCGGCGGACAGGCGTTCCGCTGGGGCCTCCAGGTCGACAACGTCCTGGAGATGGACGTCGTCACGGGCCGGGGCGAGCTCGTGCGGTGCTCACGCTGGCGCGAGCGGCCCCTGTTCGACGCGGTGCGCTCGGGCCTGGGCCAGTTCGGCATCATCGTGCGAGCCCGGGTGCGGCTGGTCGACGTGCAGCCCCGCGCCCGGACCTACCTCGCGCTGTACGACGACCTCCACCGCTTCCTGGAGGACCAGCGGCGGCTCATCGACGAGGGCCGCTTCGACTACGTCGAGGGCTCCGTCGTCACCTCCAACGGAGGCCGGGCGTATCAGCTCGAGGTGGTGAAGTACTTCACCCCGGGCTCGGAGCCACGGGACTCCAGGCTGCTCGCGGGCCTGCGCTTCCAGCCGGGGACGCTCCAGGTGACCGACGGCAGCTACTTCGACTTCGCCAACCGCCTCGCGCCCCTGATCGAGCTGCTCAAGCAGCTCGGCGTCTGGAATTTCCCCCACCCCTGGCTGGACATGTTCGTCCCCGCCCGGTGCGCCGAGGACTTCGTCCAGGAGGTCCTCTCACAGACCACCGACGCCGACATGGGCCAGGGGCCCATCCTGCTCTACCCCTTCCGAGCCTCGGCGCTGACCACGCCCTTCCTGCGCACGCCCAACGACAGACACATCTTCCTCTTCTCGCTGCTGCGCACCGCCATCCCCCCGACGCCCGAGAACGCCGCGGCCCTCGTGCAGAAGAACCGCGCCATCGTCGACCGGCTCACGGCCCTCGGCGGGAAGATCTACCCCGTGGATGCCGTGCCCTTGAGTCCCGCGGACTGGCGTCGCCACTTCCATCCCCACTGGGAGCGGTTCGAGCACGCCAAGCGGCGCTATGACCCGGACCACCTCCTCACCCCGGGACAAGGCATCTTCTGA
- a CDS encoding HEAT repeat domain-containing protein, which translates to MSPPEPDDAGSLESLLQVTLEGGEDDERAWEAIRALQARGTRDVLDAALQLLGASSAKARRRGADILGQLGAGTAAFRTERGDALVDLLGREREPAVLLSAGVALSHLVEPRALAALIAQARHPSAEARYGAAHGLAVLDAPEAVEALIQLSSDEDRDVRDWATFGLGTLMEARDTPRLRDALVARLGDEDPEIVGEALVGLATRKDPRAVEPVRAALMGETVMVYALEAAASLGDPGFHPLLLALRDATGPGDDYFRSVLEDVISQFEQTSA; encoded by the coding sequence ATGAGTCCTCCTGAGCCCGATGATGCGGGAAGCCTCGAGTCGCTCCTCCAGGTCACCCTGGAGGGGGGCGAAGACGATGAGCGCGCCTGGGAGGCCATCCGGGCCCTGCAGGCTCGGGGGACGCGTGACGTGCTGGACGCGGCCCTCCAACTGCTGGGCGCCTCCTCCGCGAAGGCGCGGAGGCGTGGCGCGGACATCCTGGGCCAGCTCGGCGCCGGAACCGCCGCCTTCCGAACGGAGCGTGGGGACGCGCTGGTCGACCTGCTTGGACGGGAGCGGGAGCCCGCGGTCCTCCTCTCCGCGGGGGTGGCCCTGAGTCACCTGGTGGAGCCCCGCGCCCTGGCCGCGCTCATCGCCCAGGCACGGCATCCTTCGGCCGAGGCGCGATATGGCGCCGCGCACGGACTGGCGGTCCTGGATGCGCCAGAAGCAGTGGAGGCGCTCATCCAGCTCTCGTCCGACGAGGACCGCGATGTGCGGGACTGGGCGACCTTCGGGCTGGGGACGCTCATGGAGGCACGCGACACGCCGAGGCTGAGGGATGCGCTCGTGGCGCGCCTCGGCGATGAGGACCCGGAGATTGTCGGAGAGGCCCTGGTGGGGCTGGCGACTCGCAAGGACCCTCGCGCGGTGGAGCCCGTGCGCGCCGCGCTGATGGGGGAGACGGTGATGGTGTACGCGCTCGAGGCCGCCGCATCCCTGGGAGACCCTGGCTTCCATCCGTTGCTGCTCGCCCTCCGCGACGCCACAGGCCCTGGGGATGACTACTTCCGGAGTGTCCTCGAGGACGTCATCTCCCAGTTCGAGCAGACATCGGCTTGA
- a CDS encoding Ig-like domain-containing protein, with protein sequence MSHSLSRGRAAPFAALRVALVMGLVVTTLGACRDDDEPTPGEPPVARDVSLETLEDTPLELELPASGNGTLTFTIVDAPDHGTLGVIRANGAVTYTPAADFHGADALVFRVTDSKGASAQGTVSLTVIPVNDAPTLTSVPDQRITRDSSTGELPFTVDDVDTGLEGLTVSATSSNTDLVPNDSTHLVLGGAGSSRTLDVLPVAGASGSTTITLSVSDGSETRSTTFTLEVTLPASLYWMTASNSLWRADVNGANAVELRTGISGASSVATDPVDRTIFYNRDAAIVRADSDGANPVDVVANGGFPSGLAIDSTNRKLYWSDFNGSRVMRAELDGSNPMQVVGGINSPSALAFDVPKGKVYLITYNNTRLVRFDMDGTNVETVATGLGGLGVGLAVDSSGGKVYFSTRGPDISVANLDGSNVTPLVTNQTTVHGIAIDVTAGRLYWADWLATRLRSANLADGGDIQDVNAGSARNLGLAWMPAP encoded by the coding sequence ATGTCTCATTCGCTTTCGAGAGGGCGCGCGGCACCGTTCGCCGCATTGCGCGTTGCCCTGGTGATGGGGCTGGTCGTCACCACCCTCGGTGCCTGTCGCGACGATGACGAGCCGACGCCCGGCGAACCGCCGGTCGCCCGCGACGTCAGCCTGGAGACGTTGGAGGACACGCCCCTCGAGTTGGAGTTGCCGGCGAGCGGCAACGGGACCCTCACGTTCACCATCGTCGATGCACCGGACCACGGCACGCTGGGGGTGATTCGCGCCAATGGCGCCGTCACCTACACCCCCGCCGCCGACTTCCACGGCGCGGATGCGCTCGTCTTCCGAGTGACTGACAGCAAGGGCGCGAGCGCCCAGGGCACGGTGAGCCTCACCGTCATCCCGGTGAACGACGCGCCCACGCTCACGTCGGTGCCCGACCAGCGCATCACCCGGGACAGCTCGACGGGCGAGCTGCCCTTCACCGTGGACGACGTGGACACCGGCCTCGAGGGGCTCACGGTCAGCGCCACGTCCTCCAACACGGACCTGGTGCCCAACGACTCCACCCACCTCGTCCTCGGCGGCGCGGGCTCCAGCCGCACGCTCGACGTCCTCCCTGTCGCGGGCGCCAGCGGTTCCACCACCATCACCCTCTCGGTGAGTGATGGCTCCGAGACCCGCTCCACCACCTTCACGCTCGAAGTCACCCTCCCGGCGAGCCTCTATTGGATGACGGCCTCCAACTCGCTGTGGCGGGCCGATGTGAACGGCGCGAATGCCGTCGAGCTCAGGACGGGCATCAGCGGAGCGTCTTCAGTCGCCACCGATCCGGTCGACCGCACCATTTTCTACAACCGCGACGCCGCCATCGTTCGGGCGGACAGTGACGGCGCGAACCCGGTCGATGTGGTGGCGAACGGAGGCTTCCCCAGCGGTCTGGCCATCGACTCGACGAACCGCAAGCTGTACTGGTCCGACTTCAATGGCAGCCGGGTCATGCGCGCCGAGCTGGATGGCAGCAATCCCATGCAGGTGGTCGGCGGTATCAACAGCCCGTCCGCCCTCGCGTTCGATGTCCCGAAGGGCAAGGTGTATCTCATCACCTACAACAACACCCGGCTCGTGCGCTTCGACATGGACGGCACGAACGTGGAGACAGTCGCCACGGGCTTGGGCGGACTGGGCGTGGGGTTGGCGGTCGATTCGAGCGGCGGGAAGGTGTACTTCTCGACGCGTGGCCCCGACATCAGCGTCGCGAACCTGGATGGCTCCAACGTCACGCCCCTGGTGACGAACCAGACGACGGTGCATGGGATTGCCATCGATGTCACGGCCGGGCGGCTGTATTGGGCGGATTGGCTGGCGACCCGGCTCCGGAGCGCCAACCTGGCCGACGGTGGGGACATCCAGGACGTGAACGCGGGCAGCGCCAGGAACCTGGGGCTGGCCTGGATGCCAGCGCCGTAG
- a CDS encoding RNA polymerase sigma factor: protein MRDGDALSEVCRRLGPAIYRRCLKILRNPDEASDACQKVYMQLVRHRARLPPEPEQLRWVYVIATRVCFAQLRDDAWETASGTELNHDAPAPTDSFTEVADRQLAREALSRATEHERMVAWLVLVDGHSQEEAAELLGLSRKTIGKRIQLFLANARRGVFE from the coding sequence ATGCGCGACGGTGATGCCCTCAGTGAGGTCTGCCGCAGACTCGGACCGGCCATCTACCGCCGTTGCCTGAAGATATTGCGCAACCCGGACGAGGCCTCGGACGCCTGCCAGAAGGTCTACATGCAGCTGGTGCGTCATCGCGCCCGACTTCCCCCCGAGCCCGAGCAGCTGCGCTGGGTCTACGTCATCGCGACGCGGGTGTGCTTCGCCCAGCTGCGCGACGACGCCTGGGAGACGGCGAGCGGGACGGAGCTGAACCACGACGCGCCAGCGCCCACGGACAGCTTCACGGAGGTGGCCGACCGGCAGCTGGCGCGCGAGGCGCTCTCCCGCGCCACCGAGCACGAGCGCATGGTCGCGTGGCTCGTGCTCGTCGACGGCCACTCCCAGGAGGAGGCCGCCGAGCTGCTCGGCCTCTCACGCAAGACCATCGGCAAGCGCATCCAACTCTTCCTGGCGAACGCCCGCCGAGGGGTCTTCGAATGA
- a CDS encoding DUF4384 domain-containing protein yields the protein MNAARTAQCPSDLALEEHLLRANPATAQHIAGCEHCQSWERAAAEASRAFAHQHPHWMAKTRPSPLRRWAPLIATAALAAVALFLLHSPSPELPRYATKGDELTVYVGGQGTPRAAIQGERVRPGESLRFQVAPGAAAFVWIASVDSTGAVSRLVPSEGTTPLAVDGTQLLPGSAVLDATEGPERIWAVISPEPLNWSVVEQALRGSPVRDASEVHIAGARTSTVLLERGAP from the coding sequence ATGAACGCGGCACGAACGGCGCAATGTCCGAGCGACCTCGCGCTGGAGGAGCACCTGCTCCGAGCCAATCCCGCCACCGCGCAGCACATCGCCGGGTGTGAGCATTGCCAGTCCTGGGAGCGGGCCGCCGCAGAGGCCTCCCGCGCGTTCGCCCACCAGCATCCCCACTGGATGGCGAAGACCCGCCCCTCGCCGCTGAGGCGATGGGCGCCGCTCATTGCCACGGCCGCGCTCGCCGCCGTCGCCCTGTTCCTCCTCCACTCCCCTTCCCCGGAGCTCCCGCGCTACGCGACCAAGGGCGACGAGCTCACCGTCTACGTCGGAGGCCAGGGAACACCTCGGGCCGCGATCCAGGGCGAGCGCGTGCGGCCGGGTGAGTCGCTCCGCTTCCAGGTGGCGCCGGGCGCGGCGGCCTTCGTCTGGATTGCCTCCGTCGACTCGACGGGCGCCGTCTCCCGGCTGGTGCCCTCCGAGGGGACGACGCCGCTCGCGGTCGACGGGACCCAGCTGCTTCCAGGGAGCGCGGTGCTGGATGCGACGGAGGGACCCGAGCGCATCTGGGCGGTGATTTCACCCGAGCCCCTGAACTGGAGCGTCGTGGAGCAGGCCCTCCGGGGCAGTCCGGTGAGGGACGCCTCGGAGGTCCACATCGCCGGGGCCCGGACCTCCACGGTGTTGCTCGAGCGCGGCGCGCCATGA
- a CDS encoding caspase family protein codes for MSRLAWLVMLLFAASAQAQLPERRFALVVGGNVGAAGHARLRFAEADASRFADTLKELGGFQDEDVRVLHQPTRARLLMEVRALEQRITEAARRSSRRNLLLLYWSGHATEKGLELGSETFTFAELKKLLGASRANVRLAFVDACKSGGLVSPKGAKAVPGGFALDVTSDESPDGTAILASSGPGENALESAELRGSFFTHHLTAGLRGAADADADSRITLQEAYRYAYAKTVSHTAEVSGVAQRPTYALDLKGKGDIVLAELRHADARLVFAPGTQPDRRWLVVRDAGLGEVLELREDPVKPQRLALRAGSYRLIRTTADDVWTGAFSLTRGEERTATTVTLTPRPFAERGTKGDAALGRELELFASVGLNTPLLRGMGLTPALLLGGDVTMGTSQTLRIRARYQDGRGQDAGLPYALRSMGGDVAWLWRLPVRGLEAGGRLGADAVRQSVASTSDGTAFRGRAGAVLSHSLSLGGRFSWVSEAEAQLASFRLNGRGVLRPAFEAVTGLGFRL; via the coding sequence ATGAGCCGGCTCGCGTGGCTGGTGATGCTCCTCTTCGCGGCGTCCGCGCAGGCCCAGCTGCCGGAGCGGAGATTCGCGTTGGTGGTCGGCGGCAACGTGGGCGCGGCGGGCCACGCGCGGCTGCGCTTCGCGGAGGCGGATGCCTCGCGTTTCGCGGACACGTTGAAGGAGCTCGGAGGCTTCCAGGACGAGGACGTGCGCGTGCTCCACCAGCCCACCCGCGCGCGGCTGCTCATGGAGGTGCGGGCGCTCGAGCAGCGAATCACCGAGGCGGCCCGTCGCTCCTCGCGGCGAAACCTGTTGCTCCTCTACTGGTCCGGCCATGCCACGGAGAAGGGCCTGGAGCTGGGCAGCGAGACTTTCACCTTCGCGGAGCTGAAGAAGCTGCTCGGAGCCTCGCGGGCGAACGTGCGACTGGCCTTCGTGGATGCGTGCAAGTCCGGAGGCCTGGTCAGCCCGAAGGGGGCGAAGGCCGTGCCCGGCGGCTTCGCGCTCGACGTCACCAGCGATGAGTCCCCGGATGGGACCGCCATCCTCGCGTCCTCGGGGCCGGGGGAGAACGCGCTGGAGAGCGCGGAGCTGCGGGGGAGCTTCTTCACGCACCACCTGACGGCCGGGCTTCGCGGCGCGGCGGACGCGGACGCGGACAGTCGCATCACGCTCCAGGAGGCGTATCGCTATGCTTACGCGAAGACGGTCTCCCATACGGCCGAGGTCTCCGGCGTCGCGCAGCGGCCGACGTACGCCCTGGACCTGAAGGGCAAGGGCGACATCGTGCTCGCCGAGCTGCGCCACGCGGACGCGCGGCTGGTCTTCGCCCCGGGGACACAACCCGACAGGCGCTGGCTCGTCGTGCGTGACGCGGGGCTCGGTGAGGTGCTGGAGCTGCGCGAGGACCCGGTGAAGCCGCAGCGGCTCGCGCTGCGTGCCGGGAGCTACCGGCTCATCCGGACGACGGCGGACGATGTCTGGACTGGCGCCTTCTCGCTCACGCGCGGAGAGGAGCGCACGGCGACGACCGTCACGCTCACACCGCGCCCCTTCGCCGAGCGCGGGACGAAGGGCGACGCGGCCCTCGGACGGGAGCTGGAGCTGTTCGCCTCGGTTGGACTGAACACGCCGCTGCTGCGGGGCATGGGGCTCACTCCCGCGCTGCTGCTGGGCGGGGACGTCACGATGGGCACCTCGCAGACGCTGCGCATCCGCGCGAGGTACCAGGACGGACGGGGCCAGGATGCGGGGCTGCCCTATGCGCTCCGGAGCATGGGTGGGGATGTCGCGTGGCTCTGGCGGCTGCCTGTCCGGGGACTCGAGGCCGGCGGCAGGCTGGGCGCGGATGCGGTCCGTCAGTCCGTGGCGAGCACGTCGGATGGGACCGCGTTCCGGGGACGCGCGGGGGCGGTGTTGTCGCATTCGCTGTCCCTGGGGGGCCGGTTCTCCTGGGTCTCGGAGGCGGAGGCCCAGCTCGCCTCGTTCCGGTTGAATGGTCGCGGGGTCCTGCGGCCTGCGTTCGAGGCCGTCACCGGCCTGGGCTTCCGACTCTGA
- a CDS encoding right-handed parallel beta-helix repeat-containing protein, whose amino-acid sequence MRKRLLVATLGLFASACGEGLFDARGRPDVRVIGSEGGTVTSRDGRVRVTIPPGAIDGEELVSLRESGTRDWSVGVIYALEPSARTLALPARVEMRAESAPGHRGPASLVRMTRAGLPAPMAGSWSEGTRSFGQLSALEDLGLSQPPCSEPIECADGFRCEDGACKACPANVSCRANPGLPGPRNTGVPAGAVLVRHEGDLVLDTPGAVLEDRDIHGRLIIRANDVTVRRCVVHAPVPREIDGIINVTGATGVVLEDLEVFAEESSTLQWGVVGGGFTARRLDIHGVVVGMSLRSGARVESSWIHALDPVGAQYGISVFGGSDIGIYDSNVHGPGEDVGAAIFVSQQAGPTRDVRVERNRLDRGSCIVNLGHAGGTSLQGMAVRNNVFGARTFYDCAVLVSTQTQLSATGNVWEATGVEVPIERHD is encoded by the coding sequence ATGCGCAAGCGGCTCCTCGTGGCGACCCTGGGCCTCTTCGCGAGCGCGTGTGGCGAAGGCCTCTTCGATGCACGCGGGCGTCCCGACGTGCGTGTCATCGGGAGCGAAGGCGGCACCGTCACCTCTCGCGATGGTCGCGTGCGCGTGACGATTCCTCCGGGGGCGATCGATGGCGAGGAGCTCGTCTCGCTCCGGGAGTCGGGGACACGGGACTGGTCGGTGGGCGTGATTTACGCCCTGGAGCCCTCCGCGAGGACGCTCGCCCTCCCCGCGCGCGTGGAGATGCGCGCCGAGTCAGCGCCCGGACATCGTGGCCCCGCCTCCCTCGTCCGGATGACCCGCGCGGGGCTCCCCGCGCCGATGGCCGGGTCGTGGAGCGAGGGGACCCGGAGCTTCGGTCAGCTCTCCGCGCTCGAGGACCTCGGGCTCTCACAGCCCCCGTGCTCCGAACCCATCGAGTGCGCGGACGGCTTCCGCTGCGAGGACGGCGCGTGCAAGGCATGCCCCGCCAACGTCTCCTGCCGCGCCAACCCGGGCCTGCCCGGCCCTCGGAACACGGGGGTGCCCGCAGGGGCAGTCCTGGTCCGACATGAGGGAGACCTCGTGTTGGACACGCCGGGGGCCGTGCTCGAGGACCGGGACATCCACGGCCGGCTCATCATCCGCGCGAACGACGTCACGGTGCGCCGCTGCGTGGTGCACGCGCCGGTGCCGCGTGAAATCGACGGCATCATCAACGTCACCGGGGCGACAGGCGTCGTCCTGGAGGACCTGGAGGTCTTCGCCGAGGAGTCTTCCACGCTCCAGTGGGGGGTGGTGGGCGGAGGCTTCACCGCGCGGCGGCTGGACATCCACGGGGTGGTGGTGGGGATGAGCCTGCGCTCCGGCGCGCGGGTGGAGTCCTCGTGGATTCACGCCCTGGACCCGGTGGGCGCCCAGTACGGCATCAGCGTCTTCGGGGGCAGCGACATCGGCATCTACGACAGCAACGTGCATGGCCCGGGGGAGGACGTCGGCGCGGCCATCTTCGTGAGCCAGCAGGCCGGGCCCACGCGCGATGTGAGGGTGGAGCGAAACCGCCTCGACCGGGGCAGCTGCATCGTGAACCTGGGGCACGCGGGCGGCACGAGCCTCCAAGGCATGGCGGTGCGCAACAACGTCTTCGGCGCGCGGACGTTCTACGACTGCGCCGTGCTGGTGAGCACCCAGACGCAGCTGTCCGCCACGGGCAACGTCTGGGAGGCCACTGGGGTGGAGGTCCCCATCGAGCGACACGATTGA